A single window of Rubripirellula lacrimiformis DNA harbors:
- a CDS encoding dihydrolipoyl dehydrogenase family protein → MIDHSFDLIVIGTGPAAGTVAKKTAESGKSVAVVESRGFGGTCALRGCNPKKVFTNAGKLVDQAIRANGSLATFHHPQIDWGNLLAFKQQFTRPVTQKSEASFQKRGIRTFHGIARFSGPDTIRVDGVELRGERIFIATGSMPSPLQIQGSDLVTRSDAFLEMETMPSQVTFIGGGYISMEFAHVVARFGSRVVIVDSNERPLMRFDADLVGQLVDRSRQIGIEFTMQSKVTGVTRTKDGLSVSIDGSGDDQTVESQLVVHGAGRVPNIVDLDLAAGSVDFGEQGIEVDETMRSVSNPRVFAGGDCVHSGMPRLTPVANEEARIVVKNLFSETPDTAPDYGAVPAVVFTTPCLAAVGLTQAQALEQYPNVDVRYEDTSTWGSVRKTRLDCAGYKVLVDKQTDRILGAHLLGPAAEETINLFALAMKFGLTATDLKSTLFAFPTFASDVRRMV, encoded by the coding sequence ATGATCGATCATTCATTTGACCTGATTGTGATCGGCACCGGACCAGCAGCGGGAACGGTCGCGAAGAAGACGGCGGAGTCCGGTAAGTCGGTTGCGGTCGTGGAATCGCGAGGCTTCGGTGGAACCTGCGCCCTGCGTGGGTGCAATCCCAAAAAGGTTTTCACCAATGCGGGCAAGTTGGTGGACCAAGCGATTCGTGCCAACGGCAGTTTGGCAACGTTTCACCATCCACAGATCGATTGGGGAAACTTACTGGCGTTCAAGCAGCAGTTCACTCGTCCGGTCACGCAGAAGAGCGAAGCGTCATTTCAAAAGCGTGGGATCCGCACCTTTCACGGTATCGCTCGCTTCTCGGGCCCCGACACGATTCGCGTGGATGGTGTCGAGTTACGAGGCGAACGGATCTTTATCGCAACCGGTTCCATGCCGTCGCCTCTACAGATCCAGGGGAGCGATCTGGTAACCAGAAGCGATGCGTTCTTGGAGATGGAAACGATGCCTTCGCAGGTGACCTTCATCGGTGGCGGCTACATTTCGATGGAGTTTGCCCATGTCGTGGCCCGTTTCGGCAGCCGTGTCGTCATCGTCGATTCGAACGAGCGGCCGCTGATGCGATTTGATGCCGATCTGGTGGGCCAGCTAGTCGATCGGTCGCGTCAAATCGGTATCGAGTTCACGATGCAGTCGAAGGTGACCGGCGTCACACGCACGAAAGACGGATTATCTGTTTCCATCGATGGTAGTGGCGATGATCAGACCGTCGAGTCGCAGCTTGTCGTTCACGGGGCCGGACGCGTCCCCAACATCGTTGATTTGGACCTAGCTGCTGGAAGTGTAGACTTTGGCGAGCAAGGAATCGAAGTCGACGAAACGATGCGCAGCGTTTCCAATCCCCGCGTATTCGCTGGAGGTGACTGTGTCCACAGTGGGATGCCGCGATTGACACCTGTCGCCAATGAAGAGGCACGAATCGTCGTCAAGAATCTGTTCTCGGAAACGCCCGACACGGCCCCCGACTACGGTGCGGTGCCCGCGGTCGTCTTCACCACACCCTGCTTGGCAGCAGTCGGATTGACACAGGCCCAGGCATTGGAGCAGTATCCGAATGTAGACGTTCGGTACGAGGATACTTCCACGTGGGGATCGGTCCGCAAGACGAGACTGGATTGCGCAGGCTATAAGGTGCTGGTCGACAAACAGACCGATCGGATCTTGGGGGCTCATCTGCTTGGCCCTGCCGCGGAGGAAACGATCAACCTGTTCGCTTTGGCGATGAAGTTCGGTTTAACAGCAACCGATCTGAAATCCACCTTGTTTGCGTTCCCGACGTTTGCATCGGATGTACGACGAATGGTCTAA